In the Gemmatimonadota bacterium genome, TGATGTCCGGCGCAGATTCGTCGCCGCGCCCCAGCGCTGATACCGTTGGCAAATAGCACACCAGCTTCAATGTCGCGGAATCATGCGGAGGATTGTCTCAGGGATCCCGAACCGAGACAGAAATGTCATACGTAGTGAGACGTGTGTGTCTCACTCGCGATAGCGTGACTTCCTGCCACTCGCGGAGACGTTTCCGCGGAAACGCGCGAGTTTCCGGGCGACCCGCGATGGCGCCTTATCGTGCGTAATCCCGACCCAAGCGTCCACCTCAGCGAGCACGGCGCCGTTGACGAAAACGAGGGAACCCCGCTATCTTGTGATGTGTAACTTTAGTGGAACCTACGTGGAGGAGGCCGAGCCCATGGACACGTTGAGGAGCAGGACGCGAGCGCAGGGTGCTTCCGTGGTGACCACCCTGCCGGCAGAGGTCGTGCGTCGCCTCGGCATCCCGGCTGGCCAGGAGTTGGACTGGATCGAGGATGGACTGGGCGGGTTCCGGGTCGTTCCTCACACGCCGGAGCTGACCGAAGCCCTCGAGGCGCATGAGGCGATCATGGCAGAGTATGACGGCGTATTTCGCGAACTGGCCAAGTGAGCGGGTCCGAAACCACGGACGAACCACGGTGGTTGACCGAGACGATGGTGCTGGCCATCCACGCTCAACAGATCGAGCGGTACGGCGGCGCTCACGGGATTCTCGACGAGAAGGTCGTACTCTCCGCGCTCGCAAGACCGAAGCAGCGCTGGGCGTACGACGCCGACTCCGATCTCGCCGACCTCGCGGGCGCCTACCTGGTTGGCTTCGCTCGATCGCAGGGGTTCAAGGACGGTAACAAACGATCCGGCCTTGCTTGCGCCCTGGTATTCCTGAAGTTGAACGGCCAGGACATCCATGTTCCCGCGAAGGAGCTCTACGCACTGACGATTCAAGCGGCGACGCGTCAGGTCGAGGACCAGGTCGTCGCGGCCTATCTTCGCGAGCGAATGACGCCGCGTCGGTAGCGGTTCGGTGGAGGCAGGTAAGCGGGGTAGAGTATCCTTGTCTCGCGCTGGTCGACCCGGATGGAAGACGGGGTTGGGCCCCCCGCGATCACCCGCCGCCGGATGCGTCCTTCTTCTCCAGGCTCGACAGCATCTGCGCGTATCTCGGGTGCCCGTGCAGGCTGGCCAGGTCCTCGTCGTTTCTCATCCAGCTCGCGCTGACCGTGCCATGCTCGATGGCCTGCTCGAGGTAGTCCAGCGCAGCTTGAGTTCGCCCCAGAGTCGCATAGTTGCAAGCCACGTTGTAGAGCACCACGGAGTCGTTCGGATCGATCTCGATGGCACGCTGCAGCCAACGGTCGGCACGCTCTATTTCCCCGGTCAGTATCAGCGACGCGGCGCCCAGGTGCAGTGCACGGGCATCGTCGGGATTCCACTCCAGGTGTTTTTCGACGACCGCAACGCCGCGCCTGGCTTCGGCGAGCGCCTCCTCGTAATGCCCCATGCCTCGTAGTATCTGAACCCGCAGCAGCCTCGACTGGTAGTCCGCGGGATTGACCTCCGCCGCCTTCTTGAACAGGTCGGCC is a window encoding:
- a CDS encoding type II toxin-antitoxin system death-on-curing family toxin gives rise to the protein MTETMVLAIHAQQIERYGGAHGILDEKVVLSALARPKQRWAYDADSDLADLAGAYLVGFARSQGFKDGNKRSGLACALVFLKLNGQDIHVPAKELYALTIQAATRQVEDQVVAAYLRERMTPRR